Proteins from a genomic interval of Candidatus Eisenbacteria bacterium:
- a CDS encoding CPBP family intramembrane metalloprotease translates to MNLSRRTALGVSLGVIFLYWGYQIVWQHSAPVLPAHFSDLVLRIVRGKLIVFAAVMLLLRLEGERFAALGVTRHQWPKHFGVGLAIGFAMFLGLNIALDSVMSSLLPRSPSAGPSILSFFKQPGNLLIWLPIGIFGGGVVEELQRIFILTRFEKWLGRPGLILGVVLSSALFGFGHLYQGVGTAISAAISGAVFALVYLRRRSALEPIVAHAFSDVLAMLGATMLAR, encoded by the coding sequence ATGAATCTCTCGCGGCGAACCGCCCTGGGCGTCTCCCTGGGCGTGATCTTCCTGTACTGGGGCTACCAGATCGTCTGGCAGCACTCGGCTCCGGTCCTGCCCGCGCATTTTTCGGACCTGGTGCTGCGCATCGTGCGCGGCAAGCTCATCGTCTTCGCCGCCGTCATGCTGCTCCTCCGCCTGGAAGGGGAGAGGTTCGCCGCACTGGGGGTCACCCGCCACCAATGGCCGAAGCACTTCGGGGTGGGGCTGGCCATCGGCTTCGCGATGTTCCTCGGGTTGAACATCGCGCTCGATTCGGTGATGAGCTCGCTGCTTCCCCGGTCGCCCTCGGCCGGCCCGTCCATCCTCTCGTTCTTCAAGCAACCGGGGAATCTGCTCATCTGGCTGCCGATCGGGATCTTCGGAGGGGGCGTCGTCGAGGAGCTCCAGCGGATCTTCATCCTCACGCGCTTCGAGAAGTGGCTCGGGCGGCCGGGGCTCATCCTCGGTGTGGTGTTGAGTTCGGCGTTGTTCGGTTTCGGCCACCTCTACCAGGGCGTCGGGACCGCGATTTCGGCCGCGATCTCCGGGGCGGTGTTCGCGCTGGTGTACCTGCGGCGCCGCTCGGCCCTGGAGCCCATCGTCGCGCACGCGTTCAGCGACGTGCTCGCCATGCTGGGCGCGACGATGCTCGCCCGGTAA
- a CDS encoding VOC family protein produces MNRVTGIGGVFIKARDAVALRAWYQKHLGIDVQSWGGVAFRWHSAEQPNPDGMTVWNVFPAESEYFAPSTAPFMVNYRVENLPALLQALRDEGCDVDAKTEDSEYGKFGWVMDPEGNRVELWEPPAGAM; encoded by the coding sequence ATGAATCGCGTCACGGGCATCGGAGGCGTGTTCATCAAGGCGAGGGACGCCGTCGCCTTGCGCGCCTGGTACCAGAAGCACCTCGGCATCGACGTGCAGAGTTGGGGCGGAGTCGCCTTCCGGTGGCATTCGGCGGAGCAGCCCAACCCGGACGGAATGACGGTCTGGAACGTGTTCCCCGCGGAATCGGAGTATTTTGCGCCGAGCACCGCGCCGTTCATGGTGAACTACCGGGTCGAGAACCTCCCGGCGCTCCTCCAGGCGCTGCGCGACGAAGGCTGCGACGTGGACGCCAAGACCGAGGATTCCGAGTATGGCAAGTTCGGCTGGGTGATGGATCCCGAGGGGAACCGGGTCGAGCTGTGGGAGCCGCCGGCGGGGGCGATGTAG